A section of the Paenibacillus yonginensis genome encodes:
- a CDS encoding aspartate aminotransferase family protein, whose translation MLNLGTTGGTEEAILKDRRYLWHNITPYSEQNPPMIAASGSGSWITDLDGNRYLDGMSGLWCVNVGYGRKELAEAAYRQMLELPYFPLTQSHMPAIKLAEKLNEWLEGDYVIFFSNSGSEANEAAFKIARQYHQQTGQPFRHKTIARYRGYHGSSMGSLSATGQAQRKYKYEPLSGSFLHVSPPDGYRRPPGQTLEQFNLQCAQAIEDMVIWEGAETVAAVIMEPVITGGGVIVPEQIYLDRVQEICSKYGVLLIMDEVICGFGRSGRKFGHQNFGLKPDIVTMAKGLTSAYLPLSATAVRKDIYEAFKDSTDEYSHFRHVNTFGGNPAACALALRNLELMEEEGLVARAAVLGERLYEELSELLEHPLVGDIRHFGLITGIELVTDKTTRQPAPLDTVKAIIGACKQQGLIIGKNGDTVAGFNNVLTLAPPLASTDDDLDFLIKVLKAVMNEFAGS comes from the coding sequence ATGCTGAATCTGGGGACCACCGGCGGCACGGAAGAAGCCATTCTGAAAGACCGCCGCTATTTGTGGCACAACATTACGCCGTACAGCGAGCAGAACCCGCCGATGATTGCGGCGAGCGGGAGCGGCTCCTGGATTACCGATCTGGACGGCAACCGGTATCTGGACGGCATGTCGGGGCTTTGGTGCGTCAACGTTGGATACGGACGCAAGGAGCTGGCTGAAGCGGCTTACCGCCAGATGCTGGAACTGCCTTATTTTCCGCTGACGCAAAGCCATATGCCGGCCATCAAGCTGGCCGAGAAGCTGAACGAGTGGCTGGAAGGCGACTATGTCATCTTCTTCTCGAACAGCGGCTCGGAAGCGAACGAAGCGGCATTCAAAATCGCCAGGCAGTATCATCAGCAGACCGGCCAGCCCTTCCGGCACAAGACGATTGCCCGGTACCGCGGGTACCACGGCAGCTCGATGGGATCTTTGTCCGCCACCGGACAGGCGCAGCGTAAATACAAATACGAGCCGCTGTCAGGCAGCTTCCTGCACGTCAGTCCGCCTGACGGCTACCGCCGCCCGCCGGGGCAGACGCTGGAGCAGTTCAATCTGCAGTGTGCCCAAGCGATCGAAGATATGGTGATCTGGGAAGGAGCCGAGACCGTGGCTGCGGTGATCATGGAGCCGGTGATTACCGGCGGCGGGGTGATCGTGCCGGAGCAGATTTATTTGGACCGGGTTCAGGAAATATGCTCGAAATACGGTGTGCTGCTTATCATGGACGAGGTCATCTGCGGTTTTGGACGTTCGGGCCGAAAGTTCGGGCATCAGAATTTCGGGCTCAAGCCGGACATCGTAACGATGGCCAAAGGTTTGACGAGCGCTTACCTGCCGCTGTCAGCCACAGCCGTCCGCAAGGATATTTATGAGGCGTTCAAGGACAGCACGGACGAATACAGCCACTTCCGGCATGTCAACACCTTTGGCGGCAATCCGGCAGCCTGCGCGCTGGCGCTGCGCAACCTGGAGCTGATGGAGGAGGAAGGGCTGGTCGCGCGGGCGGCCGTGCTCGGAGAAAGGCTGTACGAAGAGCTGTCGGAGCTGCTGGAGCATCCGCTGGTCGGAGACATCCGCCATTTCGGGCTGATTACAGGCATTGAGCTGGTCACCGACAAAACGACCCGGCAGCCTGCGCCGCTGGATACCGTCAAAGCCATTATCGGGGCATGCAAGCAGCAGGGACTGATCATCGGCAAAAACGGCGACACCGTTGCGGGCTTCAACAATGTGCTGACCCTGGCGCCGCCGCTGGCTTCAACGGATGATGACCTTGATTTCCTGATCAAAGTGCTTAAAGCTGTGATGAACGAGTTTGCGGGATCGTAA
- a CDS encoding NAD(P)-dependent oxidoreductase yields MENRVFLETGLPEAIAGRFAEFEPGLTPHGAMEESNRCLYCYDAPCIKACPTSINIPSFIKRIATGNLKGAATAIMEANPVGASCARVCPTEELCEGACVLNRASEPIRIGLLQRYATDWAREQGEQLFQAGAPSGNKVAVIGGGPAGLSAARELARSGLAVEIFEAREKAGGLDTYGIVSFRLPQSVSLWEVEQIEKLGVKIHTGVKVGRDLSAAELKQNFDAIVLAAGMGYVPKLGIEGEELEGVYDAIRLVEATKTGEGVPDLLGKAVAVIGAGNTAIDAATCSARLGAEQVKMVYRRTREEMTAYDFEYEFAKQEGVEFSWLTLPKRIIAGPEGQVAGLECVRMALGAEKGRDGRPIPVPVEGSEFILPVDAVVTAIGQERQTGLIDQLGIEHNRGIVKIHESSRQTSDPQIYAAGDIIFGSGQGEAMVVSAAEQGKLAAYAIIRHFAGQQDAQIEKAV; encoded by the coding sequence ATGGAAAATCGTGTGTTCTTGGAGACTGGGCTGCCTGAAGCGATAGCCGGAAGGTTCGCCGAATTCGAACCGGGATTGACGCCGCACGGCGCGATGGAGGAATCCAACCGGTGCCTGTACTGCTATGATGCTCCCTGCATCAAAGCTTGTCCGACCAGCATTAATATTCCTTCGTTTATAAAAAGGATCGCTACAGGCAACCTGAAGGGGGCGGCAACCGCGATTATGGAAGCTAATCCTGTTGGCGCAAGCTGCGCCCGGGTCTGCCCGACAGAGGAATTATGCGAAGGGGCCTGCGTGCTGAACCGGGCTTCGGAGCCGATCCGGATAGGACTGCTGCAGCGATATGCCACAGACTGGGCCCGCGAGCAGGGCGAACAGCTCTTTCAAGCCGGAGCTCCTAGCGGGAACAAGGTTGCGGTCATCGGCGGCGGCCCGGCCGGATTATCGGCAGCGAGAGAGCTGGCCCGCTCCGGCTTGGCGGTCGAAATTTTCGAGGCCAGGGAGAAAGCAGGCGGCCTGGATACCTACGGCATTGTCTCCTTCCGACTGCCTCAGTCGGTTTCTCTTTGGGAGGTTGAGCAGATCGAGAAGCTGGGCGTCAAGATTCATACCGGGGTAAAGGTGGGACGCGATCTTTCCGCAGCAGAGCTGAAGCAGAATTTCGACGCGATTGTGCTTGCGGCAGGTATGGGGTATGTGCCGAAGCTGGGGATTGAAGGCGAGGAGCTGGAAGGCGTCTATGATGCGATCCGGCTGGTGGAGGCGACCAAGACGGGAGAGGGCGTGCCGGATTTGCTCGGCAAGGCAGTAGCCGTGATAGGGGCCGGCAATACGGCCATTGATGCGGCGACCTGTTCCGCGCGGCTTGGCGCCGAACAGGTCAAAATGGTCTACCGGCGTACGCGGGAAGAGATGACAGCCTATGACTTTGAATATGAATTCGCGAAGCAGGAAGGTGTCGAATTCAGCTGGCTGACCCTGCCCAAGCGGATCATTGCTGGTCCGGAGGGCCAGGTGGCCGGCCTGGAATGCGTACGGATGGCTTTGGGGGCGGAGAAAGGCCGAGACGGCAGACCTATTCCGGTTCCGGTGGAGGGATCGGAGTTTATTTTGCCGGTTGACGCCGTGGTCACGGCCATCGGTCAAGAGCGGCAGACCGGATTGATTGACCAGCTTGGCATTGAGCACAACCGCGGCATCGTTAAGATTCACGAATCAAGCCGTCAAACGTCCGATCCGCAGATTTATGCGGCCGGTGATATCATATTCGGCTCAGGACAAGGCGAAGCGATGGTAGTATCGGCAGCGGAGCAGGGAAAGCTGGCTGCTTACGCAATTATCCGGCATTTCGCGGGGCAGCAGGACGCGCAGATTGAGAAGGCGGTTTGA
- a CDS encoding PucR family transcriptional regulator, which produces MDDQRAMNGWTTAATTGSEGHELEFTVLDALTRPLFAGAEVAAGAGGLNRPIRWVHVLESADFESLIHGEEMILTTGVGFTANGMSPVAFLEQLIRKNAACLCLEIGHYFQAAPEEMVRLAEAHHFPLILFPHTVRFVDITLDLHSLIINRHHLMLQELEGTSREFYRLSLTSQGTSKILQLLQQSTQTELVYYPLQGKPVLLPALPQEEQELYLTYMGGLAEEHEPAARSGEPVQVIREFPGRKAVIKPVGALDQTWAYLMMLSPGRPREYDCLLLDSASLSIAQELLRTRYMEERKCFSENGWVDDLLAGRVQGENQMKALVGPDFQHLNETPYRVCTLELRSRFQDKWNAAETEWETARFHLPLLLRSLFEKYAFQPLMTMKNNRIAILAFDLKAKLPSKHRLQQALNSLLHTAAGDKLKEYTLVIGVSKPQTGLRNAMAASREARQALELHPCSQKSVLFYEDLGVFQLLMSLNDGSTLQTFIRSYLGPLIDHDESKGSELLLTLRVFLDHDGSKQIAARKLFIVRQSLYYRLEKITELLGEDFMEPENRISIQVALRAYQFLHPEKFTIPQTRSSQL; this is translated from the coding sequence ATGGACGATCAACGGGCAATGAATGGATGGACAACAGCAGCAACAACAGGTTCTGAAGGTCACGAATTGGAATTTACAGTGCTTGACGCCTTAACGCGCCCCCTGTTTGCCGGCGCCGAGGTGGCTGCAGGAGCCGGAGGGCTAAACAGGCCTATCCGCTGGGTGCACGTGCTGGAAAGCGCCGACTTTGAAAGCCTCATTCATGGTGAAGAAATGATCCTGACAACCGGCGTCGGGTTCACCGCAAACGGCATGTCCCCGGTAGCTTTCCTGGAGCAGCTGATCCGCAAAAACGCCGCCTGTCTGTGCCTGGAGATCGGCCATTATTTTCAGGCGGCGCCCGAAGAGATGGTGCGGCTGGCCGAAGCGCATCATTTCCCGCTGATCCTGTTCCCGCACACCGTCCGGTTTGTGGATATTACGCTGGATCTGCATTCCCTTATCATCAACCGCCATCACCTTATGCTCCAGGAGCTGGAGGGCACCTCGCGGGAATTTTACCGGCTCAGCCTTACCTCTCAGGGCACCTCCAAAATCCTTCAGCTCCTTCAGCAAAGCACACAAACGGAGCTCGTTTATTATCCGCTGCAGGGCAAACCCGTGCTGCTGCCAGCTCTCCCTCAAGAGGAGCAGGAGCTTTATCTGACTTATATGGGCGGGCTTGCGGAGGAACACGAACCGGCAGCCCGGAGCGGGGAACCCGTGCAGGTCATCCGCGAGTTTCCCGGCCGCAAAGCCGTGATCAAGCCGGTAGGCGCTCTGGATCAGACATGGGCTTACCTGATGATGTTGTCCCCCGGCCGGCCGCGGGAATACGACTGCCTGCTGCTCGATTCCGCGTCCCTCTCCATCGCCCAGGAGCTGCTTAGAACCCGGTATATGGAGGAGCGGAAATGTTTTTCGGAAAATGGATGGGTCGATGACCTGCTTGCCGGGCGCGTGCAGGGTGAGAATCAGATGAAAGCCCTGGTCGGCCCCGACTTCCAGCATCTTAACGAAACGCCCTACCGGGTCTGCACGCTGGAGCTGCGCAGCCGGTTCCAGGACAAATGGAACGCAGCCGAAACGGAATGGGAAACGGCCAGGTTCCATCTTCCGCTGCTGCTGCGCTCCTTGTTTGAGAAATACGCCTTCCAGCCGCTCATGACGATGAAGAACAACCGGATTGCGATTCTTGCTTTTGATCTGAAAGCCAAACTCCCCTCCAAACACCGGCTGCAGCAGGCGTTAAACAGCCTGCTTCACACGGCTGCCGGAGATAAACTGAAGGAATATACCCTTGTCATCGGCGTCAGCAAACCCCAAACGGGCCTCCGCAACGCGATGGCCGCCTCCCGGGAGGCCCGTCAGGCTCTGGAGCTGCACCCCTGCAGCCAGAAGTCCGTGCTCTTCTATGAAGATCTCGGCGTGTTCCAGCTGCTCATGAGCCTGAACGATGGAAGCACGCTGCAGACCTTTATCCGCAGCTATCTGGGGCCGCTGATCGACCATGACGAAAGCAAGGGCAGCGAGCTGCTGCTTACGCTGCGCGTATTCCTCGATCACGACGGCTCCAAACAAATTGCCGCACGCAAGCTGTTTATCGTCCGCCAGTCCCTGTATTACCGCCTGGAGAAAATCACCGAGCTCTTAGGCGAAGATTTCATGGAACCGGAGAACCGGATTTCCATCCAGGTTGCCTTAAGGGCCTATCAATTCCTGCATCCCGAAAAATTTACGATCCCGCAAACTCGTTCATCACAGCTTTAA